In Desulfomonile tiedjei DSM 6799, a genomic segment contains:
- a CDS encoding GntR family transcriptional regulator — MSVVLHKKSPFGIKDQIKRQIRIMVDSGELSVGQSLPSARDMAKTLNINRNTVLAAYRELVTEGILETVVGSGTFIKERKVQRETEALKQIVDEAFEKALHAGFSPDQITDFLLNQATSYFQDTEGARVLVVECNSDALDDISTTLRRDLSVRTTNVFIQDLESDPRLAANLLSDIDLIVCGFNHVEELRNVMPSPPVEVVAVLLKPEIRIMNELLQLPPGTSVGFTCATQRSTETFYREAILSAGSSLIKIWAGLDQGPELQKLLEKCSVIFASHYVYDRIIRMTDADRRVIKVELTIDRNNIELIRERLAVSRALRR; from the coding sequence ATGTCAGTTGTGCTGCACAAGAAAAGCCCCTTCGGGATAAAGGACCAAATCAAGCGCCAAATTCGAATCATGGTCGATAGCGGCGAACTGTCGGTTGGGCAGTCTCTTCCTTCAGCAAGAGACATGGCCAAGACCTTGAATATAAACAGGAACACAGTGTTGGCGGCCTATCGCGAGCTAGTCACCGAAGGGATTCTCGAAACGGTAGTTGGTTCCGGGACCTTCATCAAGGAGAGGAAAGTGCAACGCGAAACGGAAGCGCTCAAACAAATCGTGGACGAAGCTTTTGAAAAGGCGCTTCACGCTGGCTTCAGTCCGGATCAAATCACTGATTTCTTGCTCAACCAGGCTACCAGTTATTTTCAAGACACGGAAGGCGCCCGGGTCCTCGTGGTGGAATGCAACAGCGACGCTCTTGATGACATCTCGACTACCTTGCGGCGAGATCTTTCCGTCCGGACGACAAACGTGTTCATTCAAGATCTGGAGTCTGATCCACGGCTGGCAGCAAATCTACTCTCCGACATAGATCTGATCGTTTGCGGGTTTAATCACGTTGAGGAGCTGAGAAACGTCATGCCATCACCCCCCGTGGAAGTGGTGGCTGTGCTCCTTAAGCCGGAAATTCGCATAATGAACGAATTGCTGCAACTTCCTCCCGGCACTTCAGTCGGTTTTACGTGCGCCACCCAACGTTCAACGGAGACTTTCTATAGAGAAGCCATTTTGTCGGCAGGCTCCTCACTCATCAAGATCTGGGCAGGTCTGGATCAAGGACCCGAACTCCAGAAACTGCTGGAGAAGTGCTCGGTGATATTCGCATCGCACTATGTGTACGATCGAATAATTCGTATGACAGATGCTGACAGGCGCGTGATCAAGGTGGAGCTGACCATCGACCGGAATAATATCGAGCTGATACGAGAGAGACTTGCTGTGAGCCGGGCACTTAGACGGTGA